The segment GGATCTCTCCTCGGCGCTCGCGACTCTGGTCGACCCGGTACCTACCCGGGATCCTCGCTCGTCGCGCTGCGGGAGAACCCCGGCATGTCCCCTCCCGGCCGGACGGCAAGTTCGCCCCGTCCGGCTTGCCCTTTCGGCTGCGGGCGGGTTCATTTCAGCCCGTCCGGGGTCTGGGGCGCAGCCCCAGCGGGTCCGGGCGGAGCCCGGTTCGGGAAGGGGCGGGGTGGGGGAGATCCCCATCGGGCCGCAGCCGCCGACGCACCCGCAACCACCCCACCCGGCCGATGCTCGGGGGCCCGGGGGCGGAGCCCCCGGGGGGTCAGGGGCGGTTGACGGAGCGGGTGATGCCGGTGGCGATCGTGGTGGCGAGGATCCAGCCGGCGGCGGTCAGGACATAGCCGAGCCACTGGGTGCCGGGGGTGGGGGTGAAGGCGGCGCCTTGGCCGAAGCCGACGACGGGGAGGAGGTGGTCGAGGGTGAAGATGACGGGGTTGAAGACAATCTCGGTGCCGACGTCGTGGTTGCGGGTCGCGGGGCGGGCGTCGAAGACCGTGGAGCCGACGGCCAGCAGGCCGAGGAGCCAGGCGCCGGCGCGGGTGGGGCGGTAGCCGTAGCCGACGGTGGCGTCCTGGACGGCGCCCCAGATGCGGGCGTACCAGGGGAGAGCGCGGTGGCGTACGCGTTCCTTGGCGAGCAGGACCGTGCGGGCCTCGTCCTCGTGGCCGAGGGCGCGGTAGGCGAGGGCGAGTTGCTCGAAGGGCTGGGGCGCGTAGCCGGAGCGGTCGCGCTGGAGCCAGAGCAGGCGTTGCGGGGCGGGGAGCGGGCTCTCGAAGCGGTCGTAGCGCAGGCCGTCGAGGAGGAGGTCGGCGGGCCAGGTCGCGGGGTCGTCCTGGATGACGCCGAGGGTGGCGTGGCGCAGGTCGACCAGGCCGTCGGGGGCGTGGGCGGTGCACAGGTCGGTTTCCCTGGCCTGGGTCTGCCGCATGGACAGGGCCGTGGCGCCGGGCGAGGCCAGGTGGGCGTCCCGGAGGCTGATTCTGCCGCCGGAGCGGACCGAGGATAGGGAGACGCGTCCCTCGACCCGCGTCCCTCCGGCCAGGTGGATGCTTCCGGCCACGTCCAGGCCGTGGGCGCGCAGCGCGGTCCTGCCGGGGTTGCTCAGCCGGGCGCCCCAGAGCCGTAGGGTGCCCATCACGACGGCGCCGGGTACCCGCAACTCCCCCCGTACATGCAGGTCGTTGCCGATGACATCGCCGTCGACCCGCATACGGGAACCGCTCAGCGCGATGTCCCCGGGGTGCGCGAGGCGTGCCCCCGTCAGGTCGAGGTCGCCGCCGATCTGGGCGCCGCGCAGCACCACCTCGCCCTCGGCGGTGAAGCCCGAGCGCATCCAGATGTGGTGGTCCACCCGGACCCGGTCGGCCGTGAGTGCGGGGCGGTCGCCGCCCTCCGGGGCGTGGAGCCGGACGCCGTCCAGTTGGAGTACGCCGGCGATGTGGGCGCCGTCGAGCCGGAACTGGCCTGAGACCCGGGTGCCGGTGAGGCGGACGTTGCCGTCGATCGAGGCGCTGGCGGCGCCGAGGCCGACCAGGCGGCAGCCCCGGAGGGCGAGTTGGCGGGTGCGGGCGTGGTTGAGGGTGATCGGGCCGGTGACGTGGCAGCCCTTGAGGGTGATGCGGTAGGCGATCTCGGAGTAGTCGAGGTCGAGTCCGCCCTCGACCAGGGCGCCGTCGAGCCGGAGCGCGGCCACCCGGCCGGAGGCGGGGGTCTGCGCACCGCCGAGCAGCAGGTGGGCGAGCACCTCGGCCCGGACGGTGCGCTCCGGGCCCCAGTCGCCGCTGGCGGCGGGGTCGTCCCGTTCGGGGTCGCCGGTGCGGAGGTCGACCTCGTCGCCGCGGGCGAAGGCCTCGTACACGCGCTGCTCGGTCTCCGTAAGGTCCCGCAGGTCCTCTTCGTGCATGCCGCCCCCGTGTCTCCCCCGCCCGGAATGCCGGGACAAGGATAATTCATATGATCTTCCCCGGTCGTTGGCCGGGGCCGCACCGGGCACTCCTAGTGTCCCGTCGGGGGGCGGCCACAGCCCGACCGACCGGCGATTGCGGGAAGAACCATGTGCGACACGCACCACATACCTGACGGACCCCAACTGGGCGCCAGCCGCCGCTCGCTCCTCGTGGGCGCGGGACTGGCCGGCGCCGCCGTGGCCGGACTGACGGCGATGACGGCGACCCCGGCCGAAGCGGCGGAGGCAGTGCAAGCGGCTGAGGCGCAGCGCAGCGCCTGGCGGCCGGACACCGACGACTCGCGCTTCACGCTCGTCGTGATGCCGGACACGCAGTACCTCTTCGACGGCGCGAGCATCCACCCCGCCCCCGTCGAGGCCTCGTTCCGCTATCTGCTCGACCACGCGGAGGACGAGAACATCGTCTTCATGTCCCACCTGGGCGACCTCACCCAGAACGGCCAGGCCGCCGAATTCGCCGCGATAGGCGACGCGTTCCGGATCCTGGACCGGCGCGGCGTCCCGTACAGCGTCGTCGCCGGGAACCACGACATCGCCTCCTCCACGGACGACCAGCGCGGTCCCACCCCGTACCTGGACGTCTTCGGCCCCGCCCGCTACCGCGACGCCCCCTCCTTCGGCGGCGCGAGCCCGGACGGCTACAACACGTACCACCTCTTCCGGGCGGCGGGGCGTGAGTGGCTGGTGCTCGCGCTGGACTGGCGGCCGTCGACGGCCGGGATCGCCTGGGCGAAGGGGGTCATCGCCGCGCACCCGCAGGCGCCGGTGATCCTGACGACGCACGAGGTGGTCTACGCGGACGAGTACGGGGACGAGGCGCAGCTCTCCGACCACGGCCAGGCGCTGTGGGACGAGCTGATCGACGGCAGCGACCAGATCTTCCTCACCCTGAACGGCCACTACTGGCCGCCCGCCCGCACCACCGTCAAGAACGCCGCGGGCAACGACACCCACCTGCACATCACCAACTACCAGAACCGCTACTACGGCGGCGCCGCGATGATCCGGCTCTACCGCTTCGACCTCGCCCGGGGCACCATCGACGTCGAGACCGTCTCGCCGTGGATCCTGGGCAGGGCCGCGAAGGGGCTCAACGAGCTGGAGCGCGAGGAGATCGAGCTGACCGGTCCGCAGGATCGTTTCAGCGTCGAGATCGACTTCGAGCGGCGCTTTGCCGGCTTCGCCCCCGTCGCCCCGCGCCCGGCCCGCCCGGCGGCGCGCATGCTGATCCCGGGCACGGCCGCGTACTGGCGCTTCGACGCCTCCCACGACACCGACCGCGTCGCGGACCTCACCGGCCACGGCAACGACCTCAGCAGGATCACGGTACCGGGCACCGCCGACAGCGCCCTGGCCTGGTCCGCCGAGCACCACCCGGACCAGCCGGGCCACGCCAGCCTGTACTTCGGCGGCGACAAGAGCCCGCTGCGCGGCGCGTATCTGCGTACGGCCGACAACGCGCCGCTGAACTCCGCGACCTTCCGCTCCGGCTACACCGTCGAGGCCTTCTTCAAGCTCCCCGCCGACTGGGACAGCGACCGCAACGCCTGGGCCGCCCTCCTCAGCCGCTGGGGCCTGAGCGGCGAGGCCGGAAAGACCGGCGGCGACCCGGACGAACCGGTGGTCACCCTCAGTCTCTCCGGCGACCGCGAGCTGCAGTGGTGCGTCTATCCGCTCAACCTGGACGCCTCGGTCACCAACTGGGGCCACGAGCTGCCGCTCGGCGTGTGGTGGCATGCCGCCGTCGTCAACGACGGCCGGCACACCACCTTGTACATCGACGGCTGCCCGGTCGCCCGCAACCCCTCCACCAGGGCCGTCGGCCTGACCGCGCTCGGCCTGCCCTGGCTGCTGGGCGGCTACGAGTACGGCGGGAAGATCGACCAGATCCTGCACGGCTGGATCGGCGACGTACGCATCGCGGAGCGGGCCCTGAAGCCCGGCGAGTTCATGATTTCTCGCTGACCGTGCTGGGGGCGGGCGTCAGCGGGCTCTTCGCGCCGCTGAGCGCGAAGTAGAGCAGCCCGGAGACGATCACTCCGATGAACCACGTGTACGGGCCCAGGGTCGAGCCGTAGCCCGAGGGCCCGTACACGGGCAGGATGCTGGAGAAGACCGCGCCGATGGCGCCGGCCACGAAGGCGCGGATGTTCCAGCCGCCCTGGAAGCGGAACTCGCCGTTCTCGTCGTAGAGCGCGGGCACATTGATCTGCTCGCGCCGGATCAGGTAGTAGTCGACGAGGACGACACCGAAGATCGGGCCCATGGTCGAGCCGATGGCGTTGACGAAGCTCGGCGCGTTGTCCCAGGGATGCAGCGGGTACAGCAGCAGCGCGATGACGGCCGCGATCAGGCCGCCGCGGCGGAAATCGATGTACTTCGGGGCCACATTGGCGAAGTCGAAGGCCGGGCTGACGAAGTTCGCGACGACATTGATGCCGAGGGTGGCCACCGCGAAGGTCAGCGCGGCGAGCAGCACCAGGAAGACGCTGTCGAACTTGGCCGATATCGCCGCCGGTTCGAGGATCACCTGTCCGTAGACCTTGCTCGCGGCGGCCGTGGTGAGCGCCGCGACCAGCGAGAAGAGGATGAGGTTGACGGGCAGGCCGTAGACGTTGCCCTTGCGCAGCGTGCGCTCGTCGGGCGCGAAGCGCGCGAAGTCGCCGAAGTTGAGGAACAGCGCCGCGAAGTACGTGACCCAGGTCGCCGCGATGGCCGCGATCGCCGCGAAGGAGCCCGGCGTCACGTCCAGCCCGGTCGCGCTCTTGGCGAGGGCGGCGAGGTCCTTGGCCGGCATGTCGACGGAGAAGGAGAGCGTGCCCGCCTTGACCGACAGCGCGATCGCGAGGATCAGCATCATCAGCCAGACCGCGGGCCCGGCGAAGTCCTGGAAGCGGCGTACGGTCTCCATGCCCTTGCTGATGATCAGCAGCTGGGCCGCCCACACGGCGAGATAGCAGATCACCTCCAGGCCGGTGTGGCCGAGGAGGTGGGTGTTCTCGTTCAGATCCTTCGGACCGTCGTATCTGACGAGGAACGCGACGATCGCGCCCGCCGCCGCGCTGGTCTGCGCCCCGTACCAGAAGGTGGCGACCACGGCCCGCACCAGCGCGGGCACGTTCGCCCCGAAGGTGCCGAAGGAGGCCCGCGCGAGCACGGGGTACGGCACGCCGGTGCGCACGCCCGCCTTGCCGATCAGCGTCATCAGCCAGTAGATGACGAGCGAGCCGACGCCGATCCCGATCAGGAACTTGAAGGTGTTGCCGGCGACCAGGAAGAGGCTGGCCGCCAGGAAGTAGCCGTACAGACTGTGTACGTCGGAGGTCCAGACGTTGAAGATGCTGAACGCGCCCCATTTGCGCTCGGTGGCGGGCGCGAGGTCTTCGTTGTAGAGCCGGGGCGAGTGGTCCGCCGAGGTTGTGGGGGTCGTGGGGGTGCTGTCCGTCGCAGTCATGGCTGCTTCCTCCCTGGTGCTGATGCGTACAGGGAAAGGGCAACCGTTTTCTGCGTCATTCCGGATGAGTTACGGACATGTCAACCCATCACGGCTCACATCACAGAACGACGCGGGTGTGCGACACGAGCCGCTCGCCGTCGAAGACATGGAAGGTGAAGGCGGGCGGCACGGCGAAGTCGAGGGCGTCGCCCTCGGTCCAGTCATCCGGAAGGACGCACTCCCCCGGCAGCTTCAGCGTGGACACGACACCGGGCGCGACGACCAGCGGCAGGCCGGCGAAGACGGCCGACGCGGCGGTGTGCGCGTGCCCGGCGAGGACCGCCCGCACGTGGGGGTGGCGCTCCAGCACCGCCTGGAGGCGGTCGGGGTGCGTCAGCCGGATCGCGTCGACGGACGGCAGACCGAGGGCGACGGCCGGGTGGTGCATGCCGACGAAGACCGGGCCTTCGGTGGCGGCGAGGGTGGCGGCGAGCCAGGCGATGGTCGCGTCGTCCAGGTAGCCGTCGTGGCGGCCCGGGATGCTGGAGTCGACGAGGGCGATGGTCAGGCCGTCCAGGCGCAGGACCTGGTTGACCGGATCACTGCCGGTGCCGGTCTCGCCGAGGAGCACCTTGCGGAACTCGGCGCGCGAGTCGTGGTTTCCGGGGCAGACGATGGTGGGCGCGTCGTAGCGCATCGCCTCGCGGGCGATCTCGTACTCCTCGACGAGCGCGTGATCGGCGATGTCGCCGGTGACGACCACCGCGTCGACCGGCGCGGGGAGCCCGTTGATGTAGTCCCGGACGCGCAGCGCGCGCTCCACGCTCTCGTCGCTGCCGCCGATGTGTATGTCGCTGACGTGGGCAATGATCATGCCTTGAGTCTCGCAAACCGGCGATCGCTTGACCTTGTCCTTGGGGGAAGCCGCAGCCTCGGCGCATGAGGAGGAACGTGGGTTCACTGACGATCGGGGAGTTCGCGAGGGCCTCGCGGCTGTCGCCCAAAGCGCTGCGGCTTTACGACGACCTCGGCCTGCTGCCGCCCGCCCGCGTCGACCCGGCCACCGGCTACCGCTTCTACGATCCGGACCAGTTGGAGCACGCCCGGCTGGTGGCCTGGCTGCGCCGCATCGGCATGCCGCTGGCCCGGATCCGCGAGGTCTGCGGGCTGGCGCCGGGCGCCGCGGCCGACGCGGTCCGCGCGTACTGGGCCGAGGTCGAAGCCGACACCGCCGCCCGCAGGGACCTGGCCGCCTTCCTCATCGACCACCTGTCGCAGACCGGGAAGGAACCAGCCATCATGTCCACCGGCTCGCTCGCCATCCGCTACGCATCCCTCTCCGACCCCGGCCGGGTCCGCGAGAGCAACCAGGACTCCGCCTACGCCGG is part of the Streptomyces sp. NBC_01262 genome and harbors:
- a CDS encoding LamG-like jellyroll fold domain-containing protein, producing MCDTHHIPDGPQLGASRRSLLVGAGLAGAAVAGLTAMTATPAEAAEAVQAAEAQRSAWRPDTDDSRFTLVVMPDTQYLFDGASIHPAPVEASFRYLLDHAEDENIVFMSHLGDLTQNGQAAEFAAIGDAFRILDRRGVPYSVVAGNHDIASSTDDQRGPTPYLDVFGPARYRDAPSFGGASPDGYNTYHLFRAAGREWLVLALDWRPSTAGIAWAKGVIAAHPQAPVILTTHEVVYADEYGDEAQLSDHGQALWDELIDGSDQIFLTLNGHYWPPARTTVKNAAGNDTHLHITNYQNRYYGGAAMIRLYRFDLARGTIDVETVSPWILGRAAKGLNELEREEIELTGPQDRFSVEIDFERRFAGFAPVAPRPARPAARMLIPGTAAYWRFDASHDTDRVADLTGHGNDLSRITVPGTADSALAWSAEHHPDQPGHASLYFGGDKSPLRGAYLRTADNAPLNSATFRSGYTVEAFFKLPADWDSDRNAWAALLSRWGLSGEAGKTGGDPDEPVVTLSLSGDRELQWCVYPLNLDASVTNWGHELPLGVWWHAAVVNDGRHTTLYIDGCPVARNPSTRAVGLTALGLPWLLGGYEYGGKIDQILHGWIGDVRIAERALKPGEFMISR
- a CDS encoding NCS1 family nucleobase:cation symporter-1, with translation MTATDSTPTTPTTSADHSPRLYNEDLAPATERKWGAFSIFNVWTSDVHSLYGYFLAASLFLVAGNTFKFLIGIGVGSLVIYWLMTLIGKAGVRTGVPYPVLARASFGTFGANVPALVRAVVATFWYGAQTSAAAGAIVAFLVRYDGPKDLNENTHLLGHTGLEVICYLAVWAAQLLIISKGMETVRRFQDFAGPAVWLMMLILAIALSVKAGTLSFSVDMPAKDLAALAKSATGLDVTPGSFAAIAAIAATWVTYFAALFLNFGDFARFAPDERTLRKGNVYGLPVNLILFSLVAALTTAAASKVYGQVILEPAAISAKFDSVFLVLLAALTFAVATLGINVVANFVSPAFDFANVAPKYIDFRRGGLIAAVIALLLYPLHPWDNAPSFVNAIGSTMGPIFGVVLVDYYLIRREQINVPALYDENGEFRFQGGWNIRAFVAGAIGAVFSSILPVYGPSGYGSTLGPYTWFIGVIVSGLLYFALSGAKSPLTPAPSTVSEKS
- a CDS encoding metallophosphoesterase; the encoded protein is MIIAHVSDIHIGGSDESVERALRVRDYINGLPAPVDAVVVTGDIADHALVEEYEIAREAMRYDAPTIVCPGNHDSRAEFRKVLLGETGTGSDPVNQVLRLDGLTIALVDSSIPGRHDGYLDDATIAWLAATLAATEGPVFVGMHHPAVALGLPSVDAIRLTHPDRLQAVLERHPHVRAVLAGHAHTAASAVFAGLPLVVAPGVVSTLKLPGECVLPDDWTEGDALDFAVPPAFTFHVFDGERLVSHTRVVL